In Bacillus sp. KH172YL63, one genomic interval encodes:
- a CDS encoding glycosyltransferase family 4 protein, whose amino-acid sequence MNLFKRLANKRIEQDVFVPIKDEEHSGSNQLPLEYQTVHYYYKNIVKKHDKFLYHNKISKQMKEIEKSLDPKEIDFIHAHTVFSDGGTAYKLHKKYGTDYIVSVRNTDINFFYKYAIHLRPFMYKILKNAKAVVFISHAYKQKTLDLLPEKVLSEIREKCHVIPNGADDYWHDQALSEGRIKESSNVRLLFIGLIDENKNLGTVIKACEKLIKDGVNASLEVVGNGPLEIQNKDLCKELGIQDHVVFHGYVKDQAKIQSIMNQSDIFVMPSYRETFGLVYIEAMSRGLPVIYSYEQGIDGFFKEGEVGYSVDPDQSETITEAIKKITQNYDEMSAKCVYESKQFNWDAVSNEYIKLYTRE is encoded by the coding sequence ATGAACTTATTCAAAAGGTTGGCGAATAAGCGTATTGAACAAGATGTATTTGTGCCAATAAAAGATGAAGAGCATAGCGGGAGTAATCAATTACCCCTGGAGTATCAAACGGTTCACTATTATTATAAAAATATCGTGAAAAAACATGATAAGTTCTTGTATCACAACAAGATTTCTAAGCAGATGAAAGAGATAGAGAAGTCCCTCGACCCCAAAGAAATTGACTTTATTCACGCTCACACGGTATTCAGTGATGGTGGAACGGCTTATAAGCTTCATAAAAAGTATGGCACGGATTATATAGTAAGTGTCCGGAACACAGATATTAATTTCTTCTACAAGTATGCGATTCACTTAAGACCATTTATGTACAAGATATTAAAGAATGCAAAAGCGGTCGTTTTCATTTCACATGCGTATAAACAAAAAACCCTTGATCTCCTGCCAGAAAAGGTTTTATCGGAAATCCGGGAGAAATGCCATGTTATACCGAATGGTGCCGATGATTACTGGCACGATCAAGCTCTCTCAGAGGGACGCATAAAGGAATCGAGTAACGTAAGACTACTCTTCATAGGTTTGATCGATGAAAATAAAAACCTGGGTACCGTTATTAAAGCCTGTGAGAAATTGATAAAAGATGGAGTTAATGCTTCTTTGGAGGTTGTTGGAAATGGTCCGCTGGAAATCCAAAATAAGGACCTATGCAAAGAGTTAGGCATCCAAGATCATGTCGTATTTCATGGATATGTAAAAGATCAGGCGAAAATACAATCTATCATGAATCAATCAGATATCTTTGTTATGCCATCCTACAGGGAAACCTTTGGACTTGTATACATTGAAGCGATGTCCCGAGGGTTGCCAGTCATCTATTCGTATGAACAAGGAATAGACGGCTTCTTTAAAGAAGGTGAGGTAGGTTATTCTGTAGATCCTGATCAAAGTGAGACGATTACTGAAGCAATAAAGAAAATCACGCAAAACTATGATGAGATGTCTGCAAAATGTGTATATGAATCTAAGCAGTTTAATTGGGATGCTGTGTCTAATGAATATATAAAGCTGTATACAAGAGAATAG
- a CDS encoding nucleotide sugar dehydrogenase produces MDLFTKLQNKEEKISVIGLGYVGLPLAIEFARKFKVVGFDVNTNKLEKYINGIDVTNEVGDEEVKNTTIHFTNDGQNLKDCKFHVVAVPTPINSDKTPDLTPVIGASEIVGKNLSKGSVVVFESTVYPGTTEEVCIPILEKESGLTFGVDFTVGYSPERINPGDKVNTLTKIIKIVSGSDAETLDIVSNVYGAIIEAGVYRAESIKVAEAAKVIENSQRDINIAFMNELAMVFNKMDIDTNAVLEAAGTKWNFLKFTPGLVGGHCIGVDPYYFTYKAEQLGYHSQIILAGRKINDDMGKYVASNIIKKLIKAEQPVKGSRVAVLGLTFKEDCPDVRNTKVIDIIRELEDFGIEVLVHDPVADKEEVLREYNIELVEKEELKDLNGIVLAVAHKVFKEEYTLDFFNNLYANEQKVIVDVKSVLNRKDCEQEGYTYWSL; encoded by the coding sequence ATGGATTTGTTTACGAAGTTGCAAAATAAAGAAGAAAAAATTTCTGTCATTGGTTTAGGATATGTTGGCCTTCCGTTAGCTATTGAATTCGCAAGAAAATTTAAAGTGGTTGGTTTCGACGTAAATACCAACAAATTAGAAAAATACATCAATGGGATCGACGTCACGAATGAAGTGGGAGACGAGGAAGTAAAAAACACTACCATTCATTTCACAAATGATGGACAAAACCTGAAAGATTGTAAATTTCATGTAGTGGCAGTGCCTACGCCAATCAATAGTGATAAGACACCTGACCTCACACCTGTTATCGGGGCAAGTGAAATAGTAGGAAAGAATTTATCAAAAGGGTCTGTAGTTGTATTTGAATCTACGGTTTATCCGGGTACTACAGAAGAGGTATGTATACCGATTCTTGAGAAAGAATCAGGATTAACTTTTGGTGTTGACTTCACGGTGGGTTACTCTCCAGAACGCATCAATCCGGGAGATAAAGTTAATACTTTAACAAAAATCATTAAAATTGTTTCAGGTTCGGATGCAGAAACCCTTGATATTGTTTCAAACGTTTATGGAGCAATCATTGAAGCCGGCGTCTACAGGGCAGAATCAATTAAAGTTGCTGAAGCGGCAAAGGTGATTGAGAACTCACAGCGAGATATTAATATTGCCTTCATGAATGAACTTGCAATGGTATTTAATAAAATGGATATTGATACAAATGCTGTCCTTGAAGCTGCAGGTACAAAGTGGAATTTCTTAAAATTCACTCCTGGACTTGTAGGAGGACATTGTATTGGGGTAGATCCTTATTACTTCACATATAAAGCTGAGCAGTTAGGTTATCACTCACAAATTATATTGGCAGGAAGAAAAATCAATGATGACATGGGTAAGTATGTAGCAAGTAACATCATCAAAAAGCTGATCAAAGCAGAGCAACCTGTGAAAGGAAGCAGAGTGGCTGTGCTTGGCTTAACTTTCAAAGAAGATTGTCCAGATGTTAGAAATACTAAAGTAATTGACATTATCAGAGAACTGGAGGATTTTGGAATCGAAGTGTTGGTTCATGACCCTGTGGCTGATAAAGAAGAAGTGCTCAGAGAATATAATATTGAATTGGTTGAGAAAGAAGAACTCAAGGACTTAAATGGCATTGTACTTGCTGTAGCTCATAAAGTATTTAAAGAGGAGTATACCCTAGATTTCTTTAATAACTTGTATGCAAACGAACAGAAAGTGATTGTAGATGTGAAAAGCGTTCTTAACCGAAAAGATTGTGAGCAAGAAGGATATACGTACTGGAGTTTGTAA
- a CDS encoding cell wall-binding repeat-containing protein, translating into MNIKKPLYAVLSTAALAATILAASPASAEGGEFDLTIMHTNDTHAHVEGYPRLVTAVNELRTEKANSLLVDAGDVFSGTLYFRQYLGQADLHFMNELKYDAMTLGNHEFDKDSKTLADFIKNMNFPMVSSNVTVTGDKDLEPLFKNAIGQPGDGGNVYPAMIKEVDGEQIGIYGLTTPDTAFISNPGENVVFEDAVEKSKSTIKMLKDKGVNKIIALSHLGYSNDLELAEEVDGLDIIVGGHSHTVLEEPVVIDKDEPTVIVQAGEYLNLLGLLDVTFDDKGVVTDHNGEVINLKDYKENEDALAKVNEFKAPLEELKAEVIGKTEVALNGERADVRRKETNLGNLIADGMVAKANEFVETYIGLQNGGGIRASIDAGDITLGEVLTTMPFGNNLVTLDLTGEEIVSALEHSVARVEGEDAPGEFLQVSGINYKYDVSKPAGERVWHVEVMTKDGFEEIDPEMTYSVATNAFTANGGDGYTMFKEAKEEGRLTELFVVDFEVFTSYIEKNNPVSPAVENRIVQEEAPEVTRLTGETRYETAVEISMKGWETADTVILARGDSFPDALAGAPLAYKHDAPILLTEKGSLNAAAKAEIKRLGAKNVIILGGTEAVSHYVEYQLEGMGVDVERIGGQDRWETAVNIAASLGGSQEKAVIANGKNFPDALAVASYAAKNGYPILLTESDKLPAETVKALKGIEHTIVVGGEAVVNQKVFKSLPDAMRYAGLDRYETAAKIATDLNPSKAAYVATGENFADALAGSVLAAKEDASMLLVQPNDLPASTSKAIKDMKAKDFYILGGEKAVSDVVSGKLME; encoded by the coding sequence ATGAATATTAAGAAACCTTTATACGCCGTGTTATCAACTGCAGCCCTTGCTGCTACCATTCTTGCAGCATCACCTGCTTCTGCAGAAGGAGGAGAATTTGATCTAACCATCATGCATACAAATGATACCCATGCCCATGTAGAAGGATATCCTCGTTTAGTGACAGCGGTAAATGAGCTGCGCACAGAAAAAGCCAACTCTTTACTAGTTGACGCCGGTGATGTATTTTCAGGGACTTTGTATTTCCGTCAATACCTTGGACAAGCTGATCTTCACTTTATGAATGAGCTGAAGTACGACGCGATGACACTTGGTAATCATGAATTCGATAAAGATTCCAAGACGCTTGCAGACTTCATTAAAAATATGAACTTCCCGATGGTTTCATCAAATGTAACTGTTACGGGTGATAAAGATCTTGAGCCATTATTCAAAAATGCAATCGGACAGCCGGGAGACGGCGGGAATGTCTATCCTGCGATGATTAAAGAGGTCGATGGAGAACAGATTGGAATATATGGATTGACGACTCCGGATACGGCATTTATCTCAAATCCAGGAGAAAACGTGGTATTTGAAGATGCTGTTGAAAAATCCAAAAGCACTATTAAAATGCTGAAGGATAAAGGTGTGAACAAAATCATTGCACTTTCTCACCTTGGTTATTCTAACGATTTAGAATTGGCAGAGGAAGTGGATGGGCTTGATATCATCGTGGGCGGCCACTCTCATACAGTTCTAGAAGAGCCTGTTGTCATTGACAAAGATGAGCCTACTGTGATTGTTCAAGCGGGAGAATACTTAAATTTACTTGGCTTATTGGATGTTACCTTCGATGACAAAGGTGTAGTGACGGACCACAACGGTGAAGTCATCAACCTTAAGGACTATAAAGAAAACGAGGACGCCCTTGCCAAGGTGAATGAATTCAAAGCTCCTCTGGAAGAGTTGAAAGCAGAAGTTATCGGTAAAACTGAAGTGGCCCTGAACGGTGAACGGGCAGATGTAAGAAGAAAAGAGACGAACTTAGGAAACCTGATTGCTGATGGCATGGTGGCCAAAGCGAATGAGTTTGTTGAAACATACATCGGACTTCAAAATGGTGGAGGAATTCGTGCTTCTATTGATGCAGGAGACATTACACTCGGAGAAGTATTGACGACCATGCCATTCGGAAACAATCTTGTTACACTTGATTTAACTGGAGAAGAAATTGTATCTGCCCTTGAACACAGTGTGGCAAGAGTGGAAGGGGAAGACGCACCGGGTGAATTCCTTCAAGTATCTGGTATTAACTACAAGTACGATGTGTCTAAACCTGCAGGAGAAAGAGTGTGGCATGTAGAGGTCATGACGAAAGACGGGTTTGAAGAAATCGATCCGGAAATGACCTATTCAGTAGCTACGAATGCATTTACTGCAAATGGCGGAGACGGCTATACAATGTTCAAGGAAGCTAAAGAAGAAGGGCGTCTTACTGAGCTGTTTGTCGTTGACTTTGAAGTATTTACTTCATACATTGAAAAGAATAATCCTGTTTCACCTGCCGTAGAGAATAGAATCGTTCAAGAAGAAGCACCTGAAGTGACTAGATTGACTGGTGAAACGCGTTACGAGACAGCGGTCGAAATTTCTATGAAAGGATGGGAAACTGCAGACACGGTTATTCTTGCACGTGGGGACTCATTCCCTGACGCCCTTGCAGGTGCACCTCTTGCCTATAAACATGATGCGCCTATCCTACTGACAGAAAAAGGCTCTTTAAACGCTGCGGCAAAAGCAGAAATCAAACGCCTTGGTGCCAAAAATGTTATCATTCTTGGAGGAACAGAAGCTGTAAGTCATTACGTGGAATATCAGCTAGAAGGAATGGGGGTTGATGTAGAACGTATTGGTGGACAGGATCGCTGGGAAACAGCAGTGAACATTGCTGCAAGTTTAGGTGGTTCTCAAGAAAAAGCGGTGATCGCGAATGGTAAGAATTTTCCTGATGCCCTGGCTGTCGCTTCATACGCAGCGAAAAACGGTTATCCGATTTTACTAACTGAATCTGATAAACTTCCAGCCGAAACGGTAAAAGCATTAAAAGGAATTGAGCATACCATTGTAGTCGGTGGGGAAGCCGTGGTCAATCAAAAAGTGTTTAAGTCCCTTCCTGATGCAATGCGTTATGCTGGTCTTGACCGTTATGAAACGGCAGCTAAAATCGCAACTGACCTTAATCCATCAAAGGCAGCATATGTAGCAACTGGGGAAAACTTCGCTGATGCTTTAGCAGGTTCAGTACTTGCCGCGAAAGAAGATGCTTCTATGCTTCTGGTTCAACCAAACGACCTTCCAGCGTCTACATCAAAAGCCATTAAAGATATGAAAGCGAAAGATTTCTATATTCTTGGCGGTGAGAAAGCTGTAAGTGATGTAGTGAGTGGAAAATTAATGGAATAG
- a CDS encoding cell wall-binding repeat-containing protein has translation MSGNAIKRQLLSVTVASSMVLSLFAPPLSQQVSAADEAFQDLIISEYIEGTSYNKAIELYNGTGESIDLTNYTLELHTNGAETADKSLSLSGTLKAGDTLVLSHEQAAKAILDQADIKDKFINFNGNDPITLKKNGTIIDSIGQVGSTADFAKDVTIIRNDSVMTGDTDVTDAFQVSTEWTNLGTDIFTDLGTHLSDTPTLDTTPVELSTIADARTAPKGTVVKVQGVATASFEAGGQTNLFIQDGTAGVIIRGSGLPAQPGDEIIAEGKLGDYYGMQQIEATASHVEVTMESKGVPAPASLTSTDLSSANGEEHEGMFVEFMNVTVESKDNNGNFTAKDTAGKFVIKPSDSSILEVGKTYEILRGVVDYNFNEYKLVPRHSLDVIEKAFSVAASTGSGSVVEGTEVTLQTAIEGGTIHYTMDGTNPTSSSPVYTAPIELTSDVTIKAVVIKDGKTSEIATYTYKILKSADGLSIHDIQGSSHTSPYENMTVTNVEGIVTAKAGSNAFYMQEAAPDDNVATSEGIYVYARGNSVQAGDKVSVSGQVKEWREDGYDDAKDLLTTQITASAVAIESSGNTVPAPVVMGEDRVPPTEVVEDDDMKTFDPATDGLDFYESLEGMLIEIPDATITGPVKYDELPVIVNTSEDQLRTRAGGILISPEDYNPERMMIDVDGMKINAKTGDMLDGSVIGNVSYDYSNFKIRPTGDFPEVIDGGTVREVTGITSGEEDLTIASYNIENFYAGIDQSKVEKIAESIVKNLKTPDIIGLVEVQDNNGPEDDGTTDASESYETIIKAIKEAGGPTYKFTDIAPADKTDGGQPGGNIRVGFIYNPERVELTDKQTGDAVTSVGVDKDGLTHNPGRVDPMNKAFEDSRKALAAEFMFNGEKIIVVANHFNSKGGDGALFGADHPVVLGSEVQRLEQAKVINHFVDDVKETVKDANVVVLGDLNDFEFSAPIDTLEGDVLTNMMEKLPAKERYTYIYQGNSQVLDHILVTNNLAHRTMIDSININADFSEEDGRASDHDPVLAKIQFGKKVERISGADRYQTAIEISEEGWESAETVVIARGDQFPDALAGAPLAYKHDAPILLTEKGYLNDEVQEEIKRLGAKKAIILGGEGAVSKYVQYQLKGLGLKTNRISGADRFETAANIAARLDGNPEKAIVANAYQFADALSVASYAAQNGYPIVLSAQDKLSDASERVLKGIDEKIVVGGQNAISNKIFESFEEATRYSGSDRYETSAEIAKHLTPKTNHAVVATGGNFADALAGSVLAAKAGAEILLVKKDTVPEGIMRAIEVDDIRNFHVVGGKNAVSEDVMTQLKK, from the coding sequence ATGAGTGGTAATGCAATAAAGCGTCAATTGTTAAGTGTAACAGTTGCCTCTAGTATGGTTTTAAGTTTGTTTGCCCCGCCTTTATCCCAGCAGGTATCAGCTGCGGATGAAGCTTTTCAGGATTTAATCATTTCTGAATATATTGAAGGTACGAGTTATAATAAAGCAATTGAACTTTATAACGGTACCGGGGAATCCATTGATTTAACGAATTACACCTTAGAGTTACATACAAATGGTGCGGAGACTGCTGATAAGTCTTTATCTTTATCAGGCACTTTAAAAGCTGGGGATACTTTGGTACTTTCCCATGAACAGGCAGCAAAGGCAATCCTCGATCAAGCTGATATTAAAGACAAATTTATTAACTTCAACGGCAATGATCCAATCACACTAAAGAAAAACGGAACAATCATTGATTCAATCGGACAAGTGGGCTCGACTGCAGATTTCGCAAAGGATGTCACCATCATCCGAAATGATTCTGTGATGACGGGTGATACCGATGTAACCGATGCTTTTCAGGTGTCAACAGAGTGGACGAATTTAGGAACGGATATTTTCACTGACCTTGGCACTCACTTATCTGATACCCCAACCCTAGATACGACTCCAGTAGAACTATCCACCATTGCAGATGCACGCACCGCACCAAAAGGTACCGTCGTGAAAGTCCAGGGGGTTGCAACAGCATCCTTCGAGGCCGGAGGCCAAACGAATTTATTCATTCAAGATGGAACTGCGGGTGTCATCATCCGTGGAAGCGGACTGCCAGCCCAGCCTGGTGATGAAATAATCGCTGAAGGTAAACTTGGGGACTATTACGGCATGCAGCAGATCGAAGCGACTGCTTCACATGTTGAAGTGACCATGGAAAGTAAAGGGGTGCCGGCACCAGCTTCCCTCACTTCTACAGACCTTTCATCTGCGAATGGTGAAGAACATGAAGGCATGTTTGTCGAATTCATGAATGTCACTGTTGAATCCAAGGACAATAATGGGAACTTCACTGCCAAAGATACAGCAGGGAAATTTGTCATTAAACCAAGTGATTCATCTATTCTCGAAGTGGGAAAAACCTACGAAATTCTTCGCGGAGTAGTCGATTATAACTTTAATGAATATAAGCTGGTACCGCGCCATTCATTAGATGTTATTGAAAAGGCATTTTCTGTAGCGGCAAGTACTGGTTCAGGCTCTGTTGTTGAAGGAACGGAGGTTACACTTCAAACAGCAATTGAAGGCGGGACTATTCACTACACAATGGATGGGACAAACCCTACATCTTCAAGTCCGGTTTATACTGCGCCGATAGAACTTACTTCAGATGTGACCATTAAAGCCGTGGTGATAAAAGACGGTAAGACGAGTGAGATAGCCACCTATACTTACAAAATCCTAAAGTCTGCAGATGGCTTAAGCATTCACGATATTCAAGGAAGCTCACATACTTCCCCTTATGAAAATATGACTGTTACAAATGTTGAAGGAATTGTGACCGCGAAAGCCGGTTCCAATGCTTTCTATATGCAGGAAGCGGCACCGGATGATAACGTGGCGACATCCGAGGGGATCTATGTTTACGCAAGGGGAAATTCTGTTCAAGCAGGAGACAAAGTAAGTGTCTCTGGACAGGTGAAAGAGTGGAGAGAAGATGGCTATGATGATGCGAAAGATCTTCTTACGACACAAATTACCGCATCGGCCGTTGCGATAGAATCCTCTGGCAACACTGTCCCTGCACCTGTTGTAATGGGAGAGGATCGGGTTCCGCCTACTGAAGTGGTAGAAGATGATGACATGAAAACATTCGACCCGGCAACAGATGGACTGGATTTTTATGAAAGCCTTGAAGGTATGCTGATTGAAATTCCAGATGCGACGATCACGGGTCCAGTAAAATACGATGAACTGCCGGTCATTGTGAACACAAGTGAAGATCAGCTTCGCACAAGAGCAGGGGGCATTCTGATTTCACCTGAAGATTATAATCCTGAGCGTATGATGATTGACGTTGATGGTATGAAGATCAATGCGAAGACAGGCGATATGCTCGATGGATCTGTAATCGGTAACGTTAGCTATGACTATAGTAACTTCAAAATCCGTCCAACAGGTGACTTCCCTGAAGTGATTGATGGCGGAACTGTCCGTGAGGTTACGGGAATTACTTCAGGAGAAGAAGACTTGACCATTGCGTCTTATAATATCGAAAACTTCTATGCCGGCATTGATCAAAGCAAAGTAGAGAAGATTGCCGAATCAATCGTCAAGAATTTAAAAACCCCGGACATTATCGGACTTGTCGAGGTACAGGATAATAACGGTCCTGAAGACGATGGCACGACCGATGCAAGTGAATCTTACGAAACAATCATCAAAGCGATAAAAGAAGCAGGTGGACCGACATACAAGTTTACAGACATCGCGCCTGCAGACAAAACAGACGGTGGTCAACCTGGGGGGAATATCCGTGTCGGATTCATCTACAACCCAGAGCGTGTCGAATTGACGGATAAACAAACAGGAGATGCGGTCACATCTGTTGGTGTGGACAAGGATGGCCTTACTCATAATCCAGGTCGAGTCGATCCTATGAACAAAGCATTTGAAGACTCACGTAAAGCCCTTGCTGCAGAATTTATGTTTAATGGTGAAAAAATTATTGTTGTAGCGAACCACTTTAACTCCAAGGGTGGGGACGGGGCATTGTTTGGTGCCGATCATCCTGTTGTTCTCGGAAGCGAAGTGCAGCGCTTGGAACAGGCAAAAGTCATCAATCATTTTGTAGATGACGTGAAAGAGACAGTGAAAGATGCAAACGTAGTGGTCCTCGGTGACTTAAACGACTTCGAATTCTCAGCACCGATCGATACGCTGGAAGGGGACGTTTTAACCAATATGATGGAAAAGCTCCCTGCGAAGGAACGTTACACTTACATTTATCAAGGGAATTCCCAAGTGCTTGATCACATCCTGGTGACGAATAATTTAGCCCATCGAACCATGATTGACAGCATTAATATTAACGCTGATTTCAGTGAAGAGGATGGACGTGCAAGTGATCACGATCCTGTACTTGCAAAAATTCAGTTTGGCAAAAAGGTAGAACGTATTTCCGGTGCTGATCGTTATCAAACAGCCATAGAAATCTCTGAAGAAGGATGGGAATCTGCAGAGACGGTGGTCATCGCCAGAGGGGATCAGTTCCCTGATGCCCTTGCAGGAGCTCCCCTTGCCTATAAACATGATGCGCCGATTTTATTGACCGAAAAAGGTTACTTGAACGATGAGGTACAGGAAGAAATTAAGCGGTTGGGTGCAAAGAAAGCAATCATCCTTGGCGGTGAAGGTGCGGTATCTAAGTATGTTCAATACCAACTGAAAGGATTAGGCCTGAAAACAAATCGTATTTCAGGTGCCGACCGGTTTGAAACAGCTGCGAATATTGCAGCCAGATTAGACGGAAATCCTGAAAAAGCAATTGTAGCAAACGCATATCAGTTCGCTGATGCACTATCTGTTGCTTCTTATGCAGCGCAGAATGGATACCCGATTGTTCTATCTGCTCAAGATAAATTGTCGGATGCTTCAGAGAGAGTATTAAAGGGAATTGACGAAAAGATTGTCGTGGGCGGGCAAAATGCCATCAGCAACAAGATTTTTGAAAGCTTTGAAGAAGCGACCCGCTATAGTGGTTCCGACCGTTACGAAACGTCAGCTGAAATCGCCAAACACTTAACTCCGAAAACCAATCATGCGGTCGTAGCTACCGGAGGCAATTTCGCTGATGCACTGGCAGGTTCTGTTCTTGCTGCTAAAGCAGGGGCTGAAATCTTACTGGTGAAGAAAGATACAGTTCCTGAAGGGATCATGAGAGCAATTGAAGTGGACGATATTCGCAACTTCCACGTTGTTGGCGGAAAGAATGCTGTAAGCGAGGACGTAATGACGCAATTAAAGAAATAA
- a CDS encoding MetQ/NlpA family ABC transporter substrate-binding protein — translation MKKWILFAAIAAVMSVVAACGGDEASSENKKEVTIGATSGPYSDMVTKAIKPGLEEKGYSVEVREFSDYIQPNNALAQGDLDANLFQHKVYMETFAKQHNMKLSEVIVVPTAPMGIYSQKFDSIEDIKEGSAIAIPNDPTNAARAFQILEDAKLITLKPDTDPLTVSEKDIAENVKNLQFKPIEAAQLPRAVDSVDLSAVPGNYALAANMDLLDALQLEDMPDQYRNRVVVNTKDVDSQLAKDIKAVIEADQFETIIDEQFKGFGKPEWMK, via the coding sequence GTGAAAAAGTGGATATTATTCGCAGCAATCGCAGCAGTTATGAGCGTAGTTGCAGCTTGCGGTGGGGATGAGGCAAGCTCGGAGAATAAAAAAGAAGTCACCATCGGGGCGACGTCAGGTCCGTACAGTGATATGGTGACAAAAGCGATCAAGCCTGGGCTGGAAGAGAAGGGATACAGTGTCGAAGTGAGGGAGTTTAGTGACTACATCCAGCCGAACAATGCCCTTGCGCAGGGAGATCTGGATGCGAATCTATTCCAGCATAAAGTGTACATGGAAACTTTCGCCAAACAGCATAACATGAAGCTGTCAGAGGTCATCGTCGTCCCGACGGCACCGATGGGCATCTACTCACAGAAGTTCGATTCGATTGAAGATATCAAAGAAGGAAGTGCTATCGCGATTCCGAACGACCCGACCAACGCAGCGAGGGCATTTCAAATTCTTGAGGACGCGAAGCTAATCACCTTAAAGCCGGACACAGACCCACTGACGGTTTCAGAGAAAGACATAGCAGAAAACGTCAAGAACCTGCAGTTCAAACCGATCGAAGCGGCCCAGCTTCCACGCGCCGTGGATAGCGTGGACCTATCTGCCGTACCCGGGAACTATGCACTGGCAGCAAACATGGACCTACTCGATGCCCTCCAGCTCGAGGACATGCCTGACCAGTACCGCAACCGGGTCGTCGTGAACACCAAAGACGTCGACTCCCAACTCGCCAAAGACATCAAAGCAGTCATCGAAGCAGACCAATTCGAAACCATCATCGATGAACAATTCAAAGGCTTCGGAAAACCGGAGTGGATGAAGTAG
- a CDS encoding methionine ABC transporter permease has translation MLPDSLTAILPELNKAFFETVYMVGISLAVAIIIGMPLGILLFVTDKGLFLQNGLIKKGVGFFVNMVRSVPFIILLVALLPLTKILTGTTIGPTAASVSLSVAGIPFFARMVETSLREIDKGVIEASVSVGASPWMIIKDVLLPEARPALIQAITITTISLVAYSAMAGIVGGGGVGDLAIRFGYYRYDNTVMITTVVILICLVQLIQYTGDVFARLVDKR, from the coding sequence ATGCTGCCTGATTCATTGACTGCGATCCTGCCGGAATTGAATAAAGCCTTTTTTGAAACGGTTTATATGGTGGGCATTTCACTTGCAGTGGCCATTATCATCGGGATGCCATTGGGTATTCTGTTGTTTGTCACCGATAAGGGATTGTTTTTACAAAACGGTTTGATTAAAAAAGGAGTAGGATTCTTCGTGAACATGGTTCGTTCGGTTCCGTTCATCATCTTACTCGTGGCGCTGCTGCCGCTGACCAAGATTCTAACAGGCACCACGATCGGGCCGACCGCCGCATCGGTGTCCCTGTCGGTGGCCGGCATCCCGTTTTTTGCAAGAATGGTGGAAACGTCACTGAGGGAAATCGATAAAGGGGTCATCGAAGCCTCGGTTTCAGTCGGGGCGAGCCCGTGGATGATCATTAAGGATGTGCTGCTGCCGGAAGCGCGTCCGGCCCTGATCCAGGCGATCACGATCACGACCATCAGCCTGGTCGCCTATTCCGCCATGGCAGGCATCGTAGGTGGAGGCGGCGTCGGGGACCTGGCGATCCGCTTCGGATATTACAGATACGACAATACGGTGATGATCACCACGGTCGTCATCTTGATTTGCCTGGTTCAACTCATCCAATATACGGGTGATGTGTTTGCCAGATTAGTAGATAAACGATAA